A window from Exiguobacterium marinum DSM 16307 encodes these proteins:
- the pknB gene encoding Stk1 family PASTA domain-containing Ser/Thr kinase, which translates to MRSGERINDRYRIEQQIGSGGMANVYRAHDEILNRTVAIKVLRSEFSHNEQFIRRFEREAHAATSLNHPNIVAIYDVGDEEDLYYIVMEHVDGVTLKQYLQEEYISVDEALRIMGQICDAIDHAHANRIIHRDIKPQNMMIDQLGNVKVTDFGIAVAMSNATLTHTMSVLGSVHYFSPEQARGKFADEKSDIYSLGAVLYELLTGRVPFIGETPVAVALQHLQDDPIRPMDLNPNIPQALENCVMQALAKSPGARHTSVAAFKKDCMTALSRERADEPRRLPTNQDEFDKTLVMTPIMTEEKTETPGSKSSISASKEQEAEEQPPVKKKKRKWWIWILLVVLLIGGGIAAYVVADEVSRAVVPDVVGMSIGDATSELENAGFVVEVTERASDDVKEGEVISQNPQEGRKPKRGTTVSIVVSAGKETVEMPNVEGLSQTAAERMLKDLAFSDLEIKTEASETVDNGDVISQSLEPGEEVVPSEVTVTLVVSTGSNKVELSNLAGYTFEEASTYAEHNKLKIVRRDEFSTSVPKGQIIRQLPTAGTAVDPGTELTVIVSEGVEPTDVSIEREVSVEVEQPDKDKKPKAVEVVIRTVDARGEIEVLRDEITETTTYSYTLVIAPNEVGTATIEVDGEIVRTDSVTYAQAKEAQ; encoded by the coding sequence ATGCGAAGCGGAGAACGAATCAACGATCGTTATCGGATCGAACAACAAATCGGCAGCGGAGGCATGGCAAATGTCTACCGAGCTCATGACGAGATCTTAAACCGAACCGTCGCCATCAAGGTGTTGCGATCTGAATTCTCACATAACGAACAATTTATACGCCGGTTCGAGCGAGAAGCCCATGCGGCTACGAGTCTGAACCATCCGAATATCGTCGCCATCTATGACGTCGGCGATGAAGAAGATTTGTACTATATCGTCATGGAGCATGTCGATGGGGTGACCTTGAAACAATATTTGCAAGAGGAGTACATATCTGTCGATGAGGCACTACGTATCATGGGACAGATTTGTGATGCGATAGATCATGCCCATGCAAACCGAATCATTCATCGTGATATCAAACCACAAAATATGATGATTGATCAACTTGGAAACGTGAAGGTGACCGATTTCGGGATTGCGGTTGCGATGTCGAATGCGACGTTGACGCATACGATGTCGGTACTTGGATCTGTCCACTATTTCTCGCCTGAACAAGCACGTGGTAAATTTGCTGATGAGAAGTCAGATATTTATTCGCTCGGTGCCGTCCTTTATGAGCTGTTGACAGGTCGTGTGCCGTTCATAGGAGAGACACCGGTTGCCGTTGCGCTTCAACATCTGCAGGACGATCCAATTCGACCGATGGACTTGAATCCGAATATTCCCCAAGCACTTGAAAACTGTGTCATGCAAGCGTTGGCGAAGTCACCGGGTGCCCGTCATACTTCGGTTGCAGCCTTCAAGAAAGATTGTATGACCGCATTGAGTCGTGAACGTGCCGATGAACCGAGACGTCTCCCAACCAATCAGGATGAGTTCGACAAAACGCTCGTCATGACACCAATCATGACTGAAGAAAAAACGGAAACACCTGGATCGAAATCTTCAATTTCTGCATCAAAAGAGCAGGAAGCTGAAGAACAGCCACCGGTCAAAAAGAAGAAGCGTAAATGGTGGATTTGGATTTTGCTCGTCGTGTTATTAATTGGTGGTGGTATCGCAGCATACGTGGTCGCTGATGAGGTGTCACGTGCCGTCGTACCTGATGTTGTCGGAATGAGTATCGGTGATGCCACGTCTGAACTTGAAAACGCAGGCTTTGTCGTCGAAGTGACAGAGCGGGCGAGCGATGACGTCAAAGAAGGTGAGGTCATTTCGCAAAACCCTCAAGAAGGACGTAAACCGAAACGAGGCACGACGGTGTCAATTGTCGTTTCTGCCGGTAAAGAGACGGTCGAGATGCCGAATGTGGAAGGACTGTCGCAAACTGCGGCTGAACGAATGCTAAAAGACTTGGCGTTCAGTGACCTCGAAATTAAAACAGAGGCTTCAGAAACGGTCGACAACGGAGATGTTATTTCCCAATCGCTCGAACCAGGTGAAGAGGTCGTGCCGTCCGAAGTAACGGTCACGCTCGTCGTATCGACAGGAAGCAACAAAGTGGAACTGTCGAATCTTGCCGGGTACACGTTCGAGGAAGCGTCGACCTATGCTGAGCATAACAAACTGAAAATTGTGAGACGTGATGAATTTTCGACAAGTGTTCCAAAAGGTCAAATCATCCGCCAACTTCCGACGGCAGGGACTGCAGTTGACCCTGGTACAGAACTCACAGTCATCGTCTCAGAGGGCGTTGAACCGACCGATGTTTCGATTGAACGAGAAGTCAGTGTCGAAGTCGAGCAACCGGATAAAGACAAAAAACCGAAAGCGGTCGAAGTCGTCATTCGTACGGTCGATGCACGTGGTGAAATTGAAGTATTACGAGATGAAATCACAGAAACAACAACGTATTCGTATACGCTCGTCATTGCCCCCAACGAAGTCGGGACAGCAACGATTGAAGTTGATGGTGAGATCGTCCGAACTGATTCAGTCACATATGCGCAAGCCAAAGAGGCACAATAA
- a CDS encoding Stp1/IreP family PP2C-type Ser/Thr phosphatase, with amino-acid sequence MELAFRTDRGQVRTQNEDAVLILGDTLSGIALVADGMGGHAAGEVASQIVIEEFRRAFPSLPQTPVEIERWFRHHIDLANEQVLQFAKQSDLVMMGTTVAAVCWSRETVVIVHIGDSRVYALQANELRRLTEDHSYVNVLKQLGELTEEEMRIHPKRNVITRAIGSSEQVKPDVQVLADPEFDVILICTDGLTTHMTDGAIQHVLQQAVSAEQKAEQLIAEANQLGGSDNITVALIQFTDRKRG; translated from the coding sequence ATGGAATTAGCATTTCGAACAGATCGCGGACAAGTACGCACACAAAATGAAGATGCAGTTTTAATCTTAGGCGATACCTTATCAGGAATTGCGCTAGTTGCAGACGGGATGGGTGGACATGCAGCGGGAGAGGTCGCGAGTCAAATCGTGATTGAAGAGTTTCGACGTGCTTTCCCGTCGCTCCCTCAAACTCCTGTCGAAATCGAACGATGGTTCCGCCATCACATCGACCTGGCGAATGAACAAGTGCTACAATTTGCGAAGCAATCCGATCTCGTCATGATGGGAACGACTGTAGCGGCCGTTTGTTGGAGCAGGGAGACGGTTGTGATTGTCCATATTGGAGATAGTCGTGTCTATGCGCTCCAAGCGAACGAATTGAGACGTCTTACGGAAGACCATTCTTACGTCAACGTGCTCAAACAGCTCGGTGAATTGACGGAAGAAGAGATGCGGATTCATCCGAAACGAAATGTCATCACTCGGGCGATCGGTTCAAGCGAACAGGTCAAACCTGACGTGCAAGTGCTCGCTGACCCTGAGTTTGATGTGATTTTAATTTGTACGGATGGATTGACGACGCATATGACCGATGGGGCGATTCAACACGTTTTACAACAAGCTGTATCGGCTGAACAAAAAGCTGAACAACTCATTGCGGAAGCCAATCAATTGGGAGGGAGCGACAACATCACGGTCGCCCTCATTCAATTTACAGATAGAAAGAGAGGATGA
- the rpe gene encoding ribulose-phosphate 3-epimerase — translation MIKIAPSILAADFANLEAEVKAVQEAGADYIHFDVMDGQFVPNISIGLPVLASLRKKSDMVLDVHLMIDQPERYVEDFVKAGADIVTVHVEATNHLHRVLQQIKVAGAKCGVVLNPHTPLSTIEHVLPDVDMVLLMTVNPGFGGQAFIESVVPKISALNQLRQDRQLDFEIEIDGGVNEETAKHCIDAGADVLVAGSAIYNQPDYKAAIDSIRGASRV, via the coding sequence ATGATTAAAATTGCACCATCCATTTTAGCTGCCGATTTTGCCAATTTGGAGGCAGAAGTGAAAGCTGTTCAAGAAGCGGGAGCAGACTATATCCATTTCGATGTGATGGACGGTCAGTTCGTGCCAAACATTTCGATTGGTCTACCTGTGCTCGCGAGCTTACGTAAAAAATCAGATATGGTCCTCGATGTGCACTTGATGATTGACCAACCGGAGCGATACGTGGAAGATTTTGTGAAGGCAGGCGCGGATATCGTGACCGTTCATGTGGAAGCAACGAACCATTTGCATCGTGTCTTGCAACAAATCAAAGTGGCTGGTGCGAAATGTGGAGTCGTCTTGAATCCGCATACACCATTGTCGACGATCGAACATGTGCTCCCAGATGTTGATATGGTATTGCTCATGACCGTCAACCCAGGGTTTGGTGGACAAGCGTTCATTGAATCGGTCGTACCGAAAATTTCAGCGCTCAACCAACTGCGTCAAGATCGCCAACTTGATTTTGAAATTGAAATCGATGGTGGGGTCAACGAAGAGACGGCGAAACATTGCATCGATGCGGGTGCCGATGTACTAGTTGCCGGTTCGGCCATCTACAATCAACCGGATTATAAAGCAGCCATCGATAGCATTCGTGGCGCATCTCGTGTATAA
- the rsgA gene encoding ribosome small subunit-dependent GTPase A: MLKGTIIRLQGGFYDVMTESNQEIRCRARGNFRKRNISPVVGDDVVIQDQEDGTGYILEVEERQNHLVRPPIANIDQAFLLFSVKEPAFSYHLLDRFLILIESKQIHPIIVLTKMDLLSETETGSIQEAADCYRAIGYDVIETSTELSDGVEQVRRLFKGKTSVFAGQTGVGKSSLLNAVAPELELATGKISKSLGRGKHTTRHVTLIQLADGLVADTPGFSSLEFPQELETDELRWCFPEFVERHDDCKFRGCVHINEPGCAIKQAVQDGKIASTRYDNYVTFMEELNDRKRRY; the protein is encoded by the coding sequence ATATTGAAAGGAACGATTATTCGCTTACAGGGTGGATTTTATGATGTCATGACCGAATCGAATCAAGAGATTCGGTGTCGCGCCAGAGGAAACTTTCGGAAACGTAACATCTCGCCTGTAGTTGGTGACGATGTAGTGATTCAAGACCAAGAGGATGGGACCGGATATATTCTTGAAGTAGAGGAGCGTCAGAACCATCTCGTCCGACCGCCAATTGCCAACATCGATCAAGCATTTCTCCTCTTTTCAGTAAAAGAGCCAGCATTTTCCTATCATTTGCTTGATCGATTCCTCATTCTGATTGAGTCAAAACAGATCCATCCGATCATCGTCTTGACGAAGATGGACTTGCTGAGTGAAACAGAAACCGGATCGATTCAAGAGGCGGCGGATTGCTATCGTGCAATCGGATATGATGTGATTGAGACGTCAACGGAGCTTTCGGATGGAGTCGAGCAAGTACGGAGACTCTTTAAAGGGAAGACGAGTGTCTTCGCCGGGCAGACGGGCGTCGGAAAAAGTTCGCTACTGAATGCAGTCGCACCAGAACTCGAGTTAGCAACCGGCAAAATCTCCAAGTCGCTCGGTCGGGGGAAGCATACGACGCGTCATGTGACGTTGATTCAATTGGCGGACGGACTAGTAGCAGATACACCGGGATTTTCGAGTTTGGAGTTTCCGCAGGAACTCGAGACTGATGAGCTCAGATGGTGTTTCCCGGAGTTTGTCGAACGACACGACGATTGCAAGTTCCGAGGATGTGTTCACATCAACGAACCAGGCTGCGCCATTAAACAAGCCGTTCAAGATGGTAAAATTGCTTCAACTCGCTACGATAATTATGTTACCTTTATGGAAGAGTTAAATGATCGAAAACGGAGGTATTGA
- the rlmN gene encoding 23S rRNA (adenine(2503)-C(2))-methyltransferase RlmN has product MNPKAVEKNPLVGAKPSLYSLTFPELEAWVIEAGEKSFRAKQLYDWMYVKRVITFDDMTNVPKALRDKLEASFQLTTLKELVKQESQDGTIKFLFELQDGYSIETVLMRHEYGNSVCVTTQVGCRIGCTFCASTLGGLKRNLEAGEITAQVLDVQRALDATGERVDSVVVMGIGEPFDNYDELMRFLRTVNHDNGLNIGARHITVSTSGIVPKIYKFADEGMRINFAISLHAPTTELRTKLMPINRAFDLDKLMDSVRYYTEKSGRRITFEYGLFGGVNDTEEYAHLLADLLKGIKCHVNLIPVNHVLERDYVRTPRAQIFAFEKVLKDRNVNVTIRREQGSDIDAACGQLRAKEREQETR; this is encoded by the coding sequence ATGAATCCAAAAGCAGTTGAAAAGAATCCACTCGTAGGCGCAAAGCCGTCACTCTATTCGTTGACGTTTCCTGAACTCGAGGCATGGGTGATCGAAGCAGGAGAAAAGTCATTCCGAGCGAAACAGTTATATGACTGGATGTACGTCAAACGTGTCATAACTTTCGACGATATGACGAACGTCCCGAAAGCGCTTCGCGACAAACTTGAAGCATCCTTCCAATTGACGACATTAAAAGAATTGGTCAAACAAGAATCACAGGACGGTACAATCAAGTTCCTATTTGAATTACAAGACGGTTATTCGATTGAAACGGTTCTCATGCGTCACGAATACGGAAACTCAGTTTGTGTCACGACACAAGTCGGATGTCGCATCGGATGTACGTTCTGTGCGTCCACACTCGGTGGATTGAAACGAAATTTAGAAGCCGGTGAAATCACGGCGCAGGTTCTCGACGTGCAGCGTGCATTAGACGCAACAGGAGAGCGTGTCGACTCGGTCGTCGTCATGGGAATCGGCGAGCCGTTCGACAACTACGATGAGTTGATGCGTTTCTTACGTACGGTCAACCATGACAACGGGCTCAACATCGGAGCGCGTCATATCACGGTATCAACAAGTGGGATCGTTCCTAAAATTTATAAGTTTGCCGATGAAGGAATGCGAATCAACTTCGCCATCTCGCTTCACGCGCCAACGACTGAATTGCGCACCAAGCTCATGCCAATCAACCGTGCCTTTGACTTAGACAAGTTGATGGACTCGGTCCGTTATTACACGGAAAAGAGCGGTCGTCGGATCACGTTTGAATATGGACTCTTCGGTGGCGTAAATGATACGGAAGAGTATGCCCATCTTTTAGCGGACCTATTGAAAGGAATCAAATGTCACGTCAACTTGATCCCCGTCAACCATGTACTCGAACGTGATTACGTACGGACACCACGAGCTCAAATCTTCGCCTTTGAAAAAGTGCTCAAAGACCGCAACGTGAACGTAACGATTCGCCGCGAGCAAGGATCGGATATCGATGCCGCTTGTGGACAGCTTCGAGCGAAGGAGCGCGAACAAGAAACGAGGTAA